One window of Candidatus Poribacteria bacterium genomic DNA carries:
- a CDS encoding type II toxin-antitoxin system RelE/ParE family toxin: MRDVQPRELQFYRMPNGREPFAEWYNAIQDPWTQSRIQKRLVRLGLGNFGDCRSVGSGVFELRLQFAAGYRIYFGEVDDTVVLILCGGDKSSQTRDITRAKTYWLQYKEIQR, translated from the coding sequence ATGCGAGATGTGCAACCGAGGGAACTACAATTCTACCGAATGCCAAACGGACGTGAGCCTTTCGCTGAATGGTACAATGCAATTCAAGACCCATGGACGCAGAGTAGAATTCAGAAACGGCTTGTGCGGCTTGGTCTCGGCAATTTTGGTGATTGTCGTTCTGTTGGTAGCGGTGTGTTTGAATTGCGTCTTCAGTTCGCTGCCGGTTATCGCATCTATTTTGGTGAGGTAGATGACACGGTTGTTCTTATACTCTGTGGCGGGGACAAATCGTCGCAGACGCGGGACATTACACGTGCAAAAACTTATTGGTTACAATACAAGGAGATACAACGATGA
- a CDS encoding trans-2-enoyl-CoA reductase family protein — MAVQIVKPRIRGFICTNAHPAGCHANVLNQIDEIKQGIPYKETDMNALVIGASTGYGLASRIALTWAYGAKTLGLLYERPADSRRTATAGYYNTAALHRQATADGFFAESLNGDAFSDEMKADAIARLKADFGKIDILVYSIAAPRRIHPKTGVSHQSQLKPIGESYTGKTIDLNREVVTSVTIDPASEEEITDTIAVMGGEDLEMWIDALAEAELLAPAVTVVAYTYIGSSLTWPIYRDGTIGRAKDDLKARVDALDERLANQLGGNAYISVNKAVVTQASAAIPVVPLYVSILYDIMNVKGINEAPIGQMRRLFLEHLGPGLQPQLDSERYIRLDDRELQPEVTDAVTERWGQIDTDNFHELSDYADFRRRFRNLFGFEVEGVDYDDAVETELTF, encoded by the coding sequence ATGGCAGTTCAAATTGTTAAACCTCGGATCCGCGGGTTTATATGTACCAATGCCCATCCCGCTGGGTGTCATGCAAATGTCCTTAATCAGATAGATGAGATTAAGCAGGGCATTCCCTACAAAGAGACAGATATGAATGCCCTTGTCATCGGGGCATCAACGGGCTATGGACTCGCTTCTCGGATTGCTTTAACATGGGCTTACGGTGCGAAAACGCTTGGGCTTCTTTATGAACGACCCGCTGATAGCAGACGCACCGCAACAGCAGGTTACTATAATACTGCTGCTCTCCACCGACAGGCGACAGCGGACGGGTTTTTCGCGGAGAGTCTCAACGGAGATGCGTTTTCCGATGAGATGAAGGCGGATGCGATTGCCCGACTCAAAGCGGACTTCGGGAAAATAGATATCCTTGTCTACAGTATCGCCGCACCGCGACGTATACACCCGAAAACCGGGGTCTCACATCAATCTCAACTGAAACCGATTGGCGAGTCGTATACAGGAAAAACCATCGACTTGAATCGGGAGGTTGTTACATCTGTTACCATTGATCCGGCAAGTGAAGAGGAGATCACTGACACGATCGCTGTGATGGGCGGCGAAGACTTAGAGATGTGGATTGACGCATTGGCAGAAGCGGAATTGCTCGCACCAGCGGTCACAGTTGTTGCCTATACTTATATCGGGAGTTCCTTGACATGGCCCATTTACCGAGACGGGACTATCGGTAGAGCGAAGGACGATCTCAAGGCGCGTGTGGATGCACTTGACGAACGGCTCGCAAATCAACTCGGCGGCAATGCCTATATCTCGGTGAACAAAGCCGTCGTTACACAAGCCTCCGCGGCGATTCCTGTCGTGCCGCTCTATGTCAGTATCCTTTATGACATTATGAATGTCAAGGGCATCAATGAAGCACCGATTGGACAAATGCGACGCCTTTTCTTAGAACATCTCGGACCTGGACTCCAACCGCAACTCGACAGCGAACGCTACATTCGTCTCGATGACCGTGAGTTACAGCCTGAAGTAACCGACGCGGTAACCGAGCGTTGGGGACAAATTGACACCGACAATTTTCATGAACTCTCGGATTACGCAGATTTCAGGCGACGCTTCCGAAACCTGTTCGGCTTTGAGGTTGAAGGCGTGGACTACGATGACGCAGTCGAGACAGAATTAACGTTTTAG
- a CDS encoding RidA family protein codes for MKIEQRLEELGVELPEPAVPVANYVTTVQTGNLVFTSGHGPGTGEGPIYKSQLGTDATIEEGYASARQVAICLLSTLKHALGDLDRIKRVIKVLGFVNSAPDFIDQPAVVNGASDFLVEVFGDKGRHARSAVGMVQLPGGIPVEIEMVVEIEG; via the coding sequence ATGAAAATAGAACAACGACTCGAAGAATTAGGTGTGGAATTGCCAGAACCCGCGGTTCCCGTAGCGAATTACGTCACGACGGTGCAAACCGGCAATCTCGTCTTTACCTCTGGACACGGTCCCGGAACTGGCGAAGGTCCAATCTATAAAAGCCAACTCGGGACCGATGCGACAATCGAGGAAGGCTATGCTTCGGCACGTCAAGTGGCGATCTGCTTATTGAGTACACTCAAACACGCACTCGGTGATTTGGACAGAATCAAGCGTGTCATTAAAGTGCTTGGGTTCGTCAATTCGGCACCTGACTTCATCGACCAGCCCGCGGTTGTTAATGGTGCATCCGACTTTTTGGTCGAGGTGTTCGGGGATAAAGGTAGACATGCACGCTCCGCAGTCGGCATGGTCCAATTACCCGGTGGGATTCCTGTCGAAATCGAGATGGTTGTCGAAATTGAAGGCTAA